The DNA region ACGGACGGCCCTTGACGGCGATGCAGCCGCGGTCGGGCGTGCGCGCTTCCCGAACCGTGAACGCTTGCAGAAGCGCCATCGGATCGATGGTGGCGGCCCGCCAGCCCGCCTCCTGGGCACGGCGGAGCATCTGGTTGGGCGTCAGGCCGCCCAGCCGCCCGCGCTGAGGGTTGGTGTTGTAGTAGGAGACCAGCCCCTCCGCTTTCTGGCAGAAGTCGGCCCACGTTCCCGGAAACGGCGCGGGCGGACGGCCGACATTGGCCGATTTCTTGCGCAGCCGGTCGCCGCCAATGTGGCCTTCAAGGACGTTGAACACCGTCTTTTCGAGAACGGCGAAGATGCCCTCGATAGGCTTGGCCGCAGCGTTGTAGGGCTTGGCCTTGATGATCGGAGAGGATCGGGTGAAATACTCGACTGGGCCATTGATCACCTTCATCGCATCTTCGATGAAGTCTGCCCAATTGTATTCCGCGCCATTGTCGAGATAGAGGTGCCGCGGCACGCCCCAGGCCGGATCGCGCACCATGTCGAGGAAGCTGCGGGCGACGTCCTCATTGCGGACGCCACGGCCCTTTTCAAACAGCAGGAACGTCATCCGAACCCGGCCGGTGGCGACGTCCAGCCACGCGATGGCCCGAGGTGTCGCGGTCGACCCGTCCTCACGCCGAACCAGCACGTCGACCGGGTGGACGTCGCCGACCACGACGTCCATCGGCTGCAGCCCTTCGATGGTGCGCCGGACGCGCCGCTTGCCGTCCTCGAAAGTCTTCCGGTCGGTGTTGAAGACGTGAACCTTGCGTGCCCGCTTCCCGCGCTCGACGAGGTGCTGCGGGAGTTGGCACAGCCGGGCCAGATCGTCCGGGCCGGGATCGAAGCCCGCCAGCCGGGTCGTGTCCGCCAGCCACTCGCCGGCCAGACGCCGCACCATGGACAAGGCGCCACCGTTGCCCCAGAGGTTGCGGATGTGCTGGTCCAGGCGCTCGCGAATGCGAAGCTTCTCGGCATCGTCGAACGGCACGGCTCCGTCCCATGCCCTGGTGATGATGGCCTTCTTCGCGCCGGCATCGGCGCGGCGCTTGCGCCCGAGGGCGGCAAGCCCGCCGTCCTCCAGGGCCTTGATCTTCCGCTGGATCGTGCGCTCGGACAGGGTGATCGGCCGGCCGCGCCAGTCGGTCAGGTCCGACCGAGCCGCCAGCGCCGCGACGGCTGCCGCGCGCTCGGGCGAGCCCTTCTCATGGCGCAACGCCTCGGCCACGTGGAACGACCACCAGCCCCACGAATCCTTGTCGTGGTGACGCCCCTTTGAAGGGGCTTCAACGGGGCTTTGAAGGGCCTTGAATTCGAGTTGGAGGCCAAGCGGCAGGCTGGAGACCAGCACCTCATAGGAGACGCCCGACCGCCCGCCCCGCCCGCGGACCTCACGGACCGTGAGGGTGGAACCGCGCCAAACGATGTCTGCCCGTTGGAGAGCAGCACGGGAAACCGCCTTTTCTATCGCTTGCCGGGAGACGCCAGCAACCTCTGCCAAGGCCGGAAGGCTTATGAAGCCCTTCATCTCTCGCCCTCGGCCCCAAGTATCTCGTTCGCAAGCTCTTTCCTGAGCTTCGCAGCCAATTTGCTATGACGCTCGCCCTTGAGGGCTCTTTCGACCGTTTGCCTGTTCAGGCCACGCGCCTTACAGAGGGCGTTGAGACTTGTGCCTCTGGCAACAAGCGCGGCTCGCACAGCTCGATACAGCTCCTCAGAGCCATCGATGGTCGCGCCGAATCTGTATTCGATCTGGTGCATAAGCGACGCTTATACACCTATTTTGGTGACATTCAATGCCTGCGACCGAAAACCCGGACGTGGTTGATACCCTGCGGCGGGTTATGGAGATCCGGAAGGTCAAGATGACCGCCCTCGCGGAGAGAGTCGGCATCCCATACCGCTCACTCCAGAATTATCTCTATAAGAAAAGTCCCCTTCCTCTAGATGTATTTATGAAGATATGCTCTTCTCTGGACATAACACCGGAGTGGGTTTTTTCTGGGCGATTTCATGTAGACACCCATGCACTTCGGGACGCGCTCCGAGAGGTTTTCGGTGACCTTCTCGAAGGCTTCTGGTTCGATGACAATGTGGAGCTAAAGTTTAATCCCTTACACAAGGCATCGGACATGGCTGAGGGGCCACGAACAGTCGGAACGCTCGCCGTTTTGCTCGCCGGGGCTTATGACGTCGCGCGCGAGGCGAGAGCGCTGCGGCCGGAGGATGATGACACCTGAACCGCTTTGGCGGGTTGGCCAATAGGTTGGCCAATCGTCTCGTTCGGAGCCGTCATGCGCCCCACTGTTGGCCAATAGTTCCGCAATATCGCGCGTATTTTCAATGCCCTAGCCTGAATTCATCGCTATCTGTCGGCACATTTCCGCCACAATTGATGGTTGGCGATTGGGAGCCCATCAATCCATTTAATTTCAATGCGTTAAGGCCTGTTCAGCGACAAATAGCGATGTTGGCCGGCGCCAAATAGCGGCGGCGCCTCCACCGCTACCGGTTCCAGGCGCCTTCTTCAGACGGATTTAACACCTTGCGGAACACACAATGAACGTATAGTGTCCGTTCATGATTTGTTTCTAGCCCGCGAAGCCCGATCCAAGGACGCGCCATGCTGACCCGCAAACAGTACGAACTGCTCAAATTCATTCACGAGCGGCTCACGGAAAGCGGGGTGCCGCCGTCCTTCGACGAGATGAAGGATGCGCTCGACCTCAAGTCGAAATCGGGCATCCACCGGCTTATCACCGCGCTGGAGGAGCGCGGCTTCATCCGCCGCCTGCCCAACCGGGCGCGCGCGCTGGAGGTCGTTCGCCTGCCGGACGCGGTCGGACAGGCGGCCATGCCGCGGCGCGGCTTCGCTCCGGGCGTGATCGAGGGCGGGCTCGGCAAGGTGCGCCCGGCCTCGGAGGACACCAGCGGCCGCACGGTGCCGATCCCGGTCATGGGCCGAATCGCCGCCGGCACGCCGATCTCGGCCATCCAGAACCGCAGCCACGTCATCAACATGCCGCCGGACATGCTGCCGGCCGGCGACCATTACGCGCTCGAAGTGCGCGGCGATTCGATGATCGACGCCGGCATCCTCGAAGGCGATCTGGTGGTGATCAAGAAGTCGGACACCGCAGACAATGGCGACATTGTCGTCGCCTTGATCGACGATGAGGAGGCAACGCTGAAGCGGCTGCGCCGCAAGGGCGCCTCGATCGCGCTGGAGGCCGCCAACCCCGCCTATGAGACGCGGATCTTCGGGCCGGACCGGGTGCGCATCCAGGGGCGGCTGGTCGGGCTGTTCCGGCGTTACTGAGCCGGCTAGATGTGGGCTTTCAGGAGGTTGTCCATTCGGCCCTGGCCGGGAACGCTGATGTCGCCAGACGTCAGTGATTCGCGGAGGACCGAATGGACACTCACAAGAATGCTCGCCTGACCCCGAAAGGTCGAGAGGTGATGGTGGGCGCCGTGGTGGATGGCGGACTGACCAATGCCGAGGCCGCGCGTCGCTACAACACCACGCCGAAGACGGTCGCCAAATGGGTCGGGCGCTTCCGCGCCGAGGGTGTCGATGGTTTGCGCGACCGCTCCTCCAGGCCGCTTTCATCGCCAGGCCAAACAGCGCCCGCCACGTGCGCTGCGGTCGAGGCGTTGCGCCGCCAGCGCTGCACCGGCAAGCAGATCGCGGCCGAGCTCGGCCTCTCGCCGGCCACCGTCAGCCGTATCCTGCGGCGGCGCGGCTTGAACAAGCTCAGCGCCCTGGAGCCGGCCGAACCGGTCCGGCGCTACGAACGCCAGCATCCCGGCGAGATCATTCACATCGACATCAAAAAGCTCGGCCGGTTCAACACGGTGGGCCACCGCATCACCGGCGATCGCAGCGGGCAAAGCAACAGCCGCGGGGTCGGCTGGGAGTGCCTGCATCTCGCCATCGACGATCATTCGCGGGTCGCCTACTCGGAAATCCTGCCCGACGAAAAGCGCCCGTCCTGTCTGCGCTTTCTGTTCAATGCACTGCGCTTCTTCAGGGCCCATGGCGTCAAGGTTCAGCGCGTGATGACCGACAACGGCGCCAGCTTCCGCTCCTTCCGCTATGCCAGGGCGCTGCGCCTACTCGAGATCAAGCACCTGCGCACCAAGCCGTATACGCCCAAGACCAACGGCAAGGCCGAGCGCTTCGTCCAAACGAGCTTGCGCGAATGGGCCTACGCCAAAGCTTATCTGCACTCCGATCAGCGCGCCGCAGAGCTGCCGATCTGGCTGCATCGCTACAATTGGCACAGGCCCCATGGTAGCTTGCAAGCCAAGACACCCATCAGCCGCCTCGGTCTGACCGAGGACAACCTGTTGAGGCTCCACAGCTAGAGCATTCTCCGCAAAAGTGGGTACCGGTTTTGCGAAAAACCCGAAGGGCCGCGTCAGCGAAAATGCGATAATCAAAAAGTTTGGAGCGTCCGTTTGATCCAATCAGATCGGCGGTCGCTCTAACGGGTCTCGGCCGACCTGCTGCACGTTCGGTCAGTCGGCCGTCTCCTCGTCCGGCGGCGGCTCAGATGCAGTGTCGCGCTGCGACGGCTTTGCGGACGGTTCGGGCGCGGCCTGCACCATCCAGGGCCGGGTGCGGGTGGCGTCGCGGGCCGGCTCGATCCGCCAGCCGTCGCCCGCGCGGGTGATGGCGAGGGCGCCGTTCGCGGCGCGTCGGGCGGGGTCGATCCGCATCGCGGCGCACGGCATCGGCGTGGCGTGGCGCGTCACCACCAGCGCCGCCTTCGCGCAGTCCTCCTCCAGCGCCGCGAGGGTCTTCGGCACGGCAATGGCGGTGCCGTCCGCGAGCTGTGCGACGCCCCCCTCCTTGTCGCAGGCGAAGCCGGCGGCGAGTTTGGGATCGGCCGGCAGCCGGTGGTCGCCATCGGCGGCAAGCCAGGTGCGGACGGCGAAACGGTCGGCCGACGCACCGAGGATCGACAGCCGGCCGTCCGCGCCGCGCACCGCCACCAGCCGGCCGGTGGCGTCGACCAGCACGTCCGGGCGGTCGGGCGACCCCACGGCCAGAAGCAACGCCAGGGCTGCCGCCGGCAGCGCAGCAAGCCGCAGCGGGCTGACCAGCAGCAGCCCGACCAGCAGGGCCGCCGCGGCGAGCAGCAGCGGCCCCTCGCCGAAGGCGGGAAGCCGCGAATCCGCTCCCGGCAATGCGGCGACGAAGGCGGAGATGTCGAGCGTGCGCTCGATGCCCCAGCCCATCAGCACCCAGAACGGCCGGTCGAAGCCGAACGGCATCATCAGCACCCCGCCGAGCGCCGCCGGCATCACCAGACCCGAGATCACCGGCGTCGAGGCCAGATTGGCGAGGAGGCCGTAGGGCGACAGGCGGTGGAAATGGAAGGCGGTGAAGGCTGAGGTGGCGAGCCCCGCTGCGAGCGAGGCGAGCGCTAGGCCGGCCGCGCCGATCCACAACGCCCGACCGAGCCGCTGCACACGGGCGCCCTCGGCGAAGCG from Blastochloris tepida includes:
- a CDS encoding transposase domain-containing protein, which encodes MLVSSLPLGLQLEFKALQSPVEAPSKGRHHDKDSWGWWSFHVAEALRHEKGSPERAAAVAALAARSDLTDWRGRPITLSERTIQRKIKALEDGGLAALGRKRRADAGAKKAIITRAWDGAVPFDDAEKLRIRERLDQHIRNLWGNGGALSMVRRLAGEWLADTTRLAGFDPGPDDLARLCQLPQHLVERGKRARKVHVFNTDRKTFEDGKRRVRRTIEGLQPMDVVVGDVHPVDVLVRREDGSTATPRAIAWLDVATGRVRMTFLLFEKGRGVRNEDVARSFLDMVRDPAWGVPRHLYLDNGAEYNWADFIEDAMKVINGPVEYFTRSSPIIKAKPYNAAAKPIEGIFAVLEKTVFNVLEGHIGGDRLRKKSANVGRPPAPFPGTWADFCQKAEGLVSYYNTNPQRGRLGGLTPNQMLRRAQEAGWRAATIDPMALLQAFTVREARTPDRGCIAVKGRPFTCDGLSLYNGEKVEVAIPRYGEIQVVAVFAPDGTFIGAAREDRPFHFLDPEGAAEAARRDKVDRQLIADLRKTVEPIDIAGLAVESGRRAAGLPAPMPADVLPISDRTATVARALAETPEEALRRIQRERDAAINRRLAQIEREKIERQKEAS
- a CDS encoding helix-turn-helix domain-containing protein, yielding MPATENPDVVDTLRRVMEIRKVKMTALAERVGIPYRSLQNYLYKKSPLPLDVFMKICSSLDITPEWVFSGRFHVDTHALRDALREVFGDLLEGFWFDDNVELKFNPLHKASDMAEGPRTVGTLAVLLAGAYDVAREARALRPEDDDT
- the lexA gene encoding transcriptional repressor LexA: MLTRKQYELLKFIHERLTESGVPPSFDEMKDALDLKSKSGIHRLITALEERGFIRRLPNRARALEVVRLPDAVGQAAMPRRGFAPGVIEGGLGKVRPASEDTSGRTVPIPVMGRIAAGTPISAIQNRSHVINMPPDMLPAGDHYALEVRGDSMIDAGILEGDLVVIKKSDTADNGDIVVALIDDEEATLKRLRRKGASIALEAANPAYETRIFGPDRVRIQGRLVGLFRRY
- a CDS encoding IS481 family transposase → MDTHKNARLTPKGREVMVGAVVDGGLTNAEAARRYNTTPKTVAKWVGRFRAEGVDGLRDRSSRPLSSPGQTAPATCAAVEALRRQRCTGKQIAAELGLSPATVSRILRRRGLNKLSALEPAEPVRRYERQHPGEIIHIDIKKLGRFNTVGHRITGDRSGQSNSRGVGWECLHLAIDDHSRVAYSEILPDEKRPSCLRFLFNALRFFRAHGVKVQRVMTDNGASFRSFRYARALRLLEIKHLRTKPYTPKTNGKAERFVQTSLREWAYAKAYLHSDQRAAELPIWLHRYNWHRPHGSLQAKTPISRLGLTEDNLLRLHS